The following proteins are co-located in the Pseudomonas fluorescens genome:
- a CDS encoding segregation and condensation protein A produces MEVFLEAFEGPLDLLLYLIRKQNINILDIPVAEITRQYMGYVELMQSVRLELAAEYLVMAAMLAEIKSRMLLPRSETIEAEEDDPRAELIRRLQEYERFKAAAEGIDGLSRVGRDVVVPKLDAPEARARKLLPDVSLEELLMSMAEVLRRGDMFESHQVSREALSTRERMSDVLERLKGGGFVPFVELFTKEEGRLGVVVTFMAILELVKESLVELVQNEPFAAIHVRARAE; encoded by the coding sequence CTGGAGGTCTTCCTGGAAGCCTTCGAAGGCCCGCTGGACTTGCTGCTGTACCTGATCCGCAAGCAGAACATCAATATCCTCGACATCCCGGTGGCGGAAATCACTCGCCAATACATGGGCTATGTCGAGCTGATGCAGTCGGTGCGCCTGGAACTGGCCGCCGAATACCTGGTGATGGCCGCTATGCTGGCCGAGATCAAGTCGCGCATGCTGTTGCCGCGTTCAGAAACCATCGAAGCGGAAGAAGACGACCCGCGCGCCGAACTGATCCGCCGCCTGCAGGAGTACGAACGCTTCAAGGCCGCCGCCGAAGGCATCGACGGCTTGAGCCGCGTCGGCCGTGATGTGGTGGTGCCCAAGCTTGATGCCCCGGAAGCCCGGGCGCGCAAGCTGTTGCCGGACGTGAGCCTGGAAGAGTTGTTGATGTCGATGGCCGAGGTATTGCGCCGTGGCGATATGTTTGAAAGCCACCAGGTCAGCCGCGAGGCCTTGTCGACCCGTGAGCGCATGAGTGATGTGCTTGAACGCCTCAAGGGCGGCGGCTTTGTGCCGTTTGTTGAGCTGTTTACCAAAGAAGAGGGGCGCCTGGGGGTCGTGGTGACATTTATGGCGATCCTCGAACTGGTCAAGGAGTCCTTGGTCGAGCTGGTCCAGAATGAGCCTTTTGCGGCTATCCACGTGCGGGCGCGAGCCGAATAA
- a CDS encoding L-threonylcarbamoyladenylate synthase, translated as MSQFFQIHPENPQARLIKQAVEIIRAGGVVIYPTDSSYAIGCQIGDKSAVERVRRLRDLDKNHNFALICSDLSQLGLFAKVDTGTFRLLKAHTPGPYTFILNATREVPRLLLHPKKRTIGLRVPEHPIALALLAELGEPLMSVSLILPGETEPLYDPYEMRRLLEKHVDLIIDGGYGGNKASTVINLADGEPEVVRVGCGDPTPFMVEA; from the coding sequence GTGAGTCAATTCTTCCAGATTCATCCGGAAAACCCTCAAGCGCGCCTGATTAAACAGGCAGTGGAGATTATTCGCGCCGGTGGCGTGGTGATCTACCCAACGGATTCGTCCTACGCCATTGGTTGCCAGATCGGCGACAAAAGCGCGGTTGAACGGGTCAGGCGCCTGCGTGACCTCGACAAGAACCACAACTTCGCGTTGATCTGCAGCGACCTGTCCCAGCTGGGCCTGTTCGCCAAGGTCGACACCGGCACGTTCCGCCTGCTCAAGGCCCACACGCCGGGGCCTTACACATTTATTCTGAATGCCACCCGCGAAGTGCCGCGCCTGCTGTTGCACCCGAAGAAGCGCACCATCGGCTTGCGGGTGCCGGAGCACCCGATTGCGCTGGCATTGCTCGCTGAGCTGGGCGAGCCGTTGATGAGTGTGTCGTTGATCCTGCCCGGTGAAACCGAGCCGCTGTACGACCCTTACGAAATGCGGCGCCTGCTGGAAAAACACGTCGACCTGATCATCGACGGCGGCTACGGCGGCAACAAGGCCTCCACTGTGATCAACCTGGCTGACGGCGAACCGGAAGTGGTGCGTGTCGGCTGTGGCGACCCGACGCCCTTCATGGTCGAGGCCTGA
- the scpB gene encoding SMC-Scp complex subunit ScpB — protein MNLTEPRELAPLLEAFLLASGKPQSLERLFELFEEAERPEPPVFKKALEILRKSCDGRAFELREVASGYRLQIREKFSPWVGRLWEERPQRYSRAMLETMALIAYRQPITRGEIEDVRGVAVNSHIVKTLLEREWIRIVGYRDVPGKPAMFATTKVFLDHFNLKNLDDLPPLAELREMEPDPVLDFDDAPVPASLQELADATAEPEEPKDETSFHTLLLELDDMEQGIKTDFDDLLRDGAAEPETQVNVETVPEVDIEVESEPGPEVDIEVEPEPEEDILGVAEAREKLLAAVAALEQPPLSDEEDEARALAEAIEAERRQFED, from the coding sequence ATGAATTTGACTGAACCCCGCGAACTGGCCCCGTTGCTGGAAGCCTTTCTTCTGGCCTCGGGTAAACCGCAATCCCTGGAGCGCTTGTTCGAACTTTTTGAAGAGGCCGAGCGGCCCGAGCCCCCTGTGTTCAAGAAGGCGCTGGAGATTTTGCGCAAGTCCTGCGACGGCCGTGCCTTTGAGCTGCGCGAAGTGGCGTCGGGTTATCGCCTGCAGATCCGTGAGAAGTTTTCCCCGTGGGTCGGCCGTTTGTGGGAAGAACGCCCGCAGCGTTATTCGCGGGCGATGCTTGAGACCATGGCGCTGATTGCCTATCGCCAGCCGATCACACGCGGCGAGATCGAGGATGTGCGTGGCGTGGCGGTCAACAGCCATATCGTCAAGACGTTGCTGGAGCGCGAGTGGATCCGCATCGTCGGCTACCGTGATGTGCCCGGTAAACCGGCGATGTTCGCCACCACCAAAGTGTTCCTCGACCACTTCAACCTGAAAAACCTCGATGACCTGCCGCCCCTGGCTGAGCTGCGCGAGATGGAGCCGGACCCGGTGCTGGACTTCGACGACGCGCCGGTGCCCGCCAGCCTGCAGGAACTCGCCGACGCCACGGCCGAGCCGGAGGAACCCAAGGACGAAACCAGCTTCCATACCTTATTGCTGGAACTGGACGACATGGAGCAGGGCATCAAGACCGACTTCGACGACTTGCTGCGTGATGGCGCTGCCGAGCCTGAAACCCAGGTGAACGTTGAAACGGTGCCTGAGGTCGACATTGAAGTTGAGTCTGAGCCCGGGCCTGAGGTCGACATTGAAGTTGAGCCTGAGCCTGAGGAAGACATCCTCGGTGTCGCTGAGGCCCGTGAGAAACTCCTGGCTGCCGTCGCCGCCCTTGAACAACCGCCGTTGAGCGACGAGGAAGACGAAGCCCGGGCGTTGGCTGAGGCCATCGAGGCCGAGCGGCGTCAGTTCGAAGACTGA